One genomic segment of Mycolicibacterium chubuense NBB4 includes these proteins:
- a CDS encoding DUF4333 domain-containing protein: MTGWHMRKVLGPAAALAAGAMMAALAGGCTLRSSGGLPAVAGSDLQDDISARLANAGEQPESVTCKDALIGQVGQSVRCDVVMSATNSFQPVVTVTGVNGTTIDYEMKPALSKDQLERAVARLVSDTGASAAASVTCLSDLPGTMGAVAHCDVTTAGVTLRRTAEVKSVQGLMMNFDLVPMLTKAEVESSLLDELATHLGKRPDSASCSGNLEGHTGNTVDCTVLAGAETAALTLTVTAVDGDKIDYTYAPRK, encoded by the coding sequence GTGACGGGATGGCACATGAGGAAGGTGCTCGGCCCGGCAGCCGCTCTGGCGGCGGGGGCCATGATGGCCGCTCTGGCAGGCGGCTGCACTCTGCGCAGCTCCGGCGGGCTCCCGGCGGTGGCCGGATCCGATCTGCAGGACGACATCTCGGCGCGGCTGGCGAATGCGGGGGAGCAGCCCGAGTCGGTGACGTGCAAGGACGCCCTGATCGGCCAGGTGGGCCAGAGCGTCCGCTGCGATGTCGTGATGAGCGCGACCAACAGCTTCCAGCCGGTCGTGACCGTCACGGGTGTCAACGGCACCACGATCGATTACGAGATGAAGCCGGCGCTGTCCAAGGATCAGCTGGAACGGGCCGTCGCCCGATTGGTGAGCGACACCGGTGCGTCGGCCGCCGCGTCGGTGACCTGCCTGTCGGACTTGCCGGGGACGATGGGGGCCGTCGCCCACTGCGACGTGACCACCGCAGGTGTCACGCTGCGCCGCACCGCCGAGGTGAAGAGCGTCCAGGGCCTGATGATGAACTTCGACCTCGTGCCGATGCTCACCAAGGCCGAGGTCGAGTCGTCACTGCTCGACGAACTCGCGACCCACCTCGGGAAGCGGCCGGACTCGGCGTCCTGCAGCGGAAACCTCGAGGGGCACACCGGCAACACCGTCGACTGCACCGTCCTGGCCGGAGCGGAGACCGCGGCGTTGACGCTGACGGTGACCGCGGTCGACGGCGACAAGATCGACTACACCTACGCGCCGCGGAAATAA
- a CDS encoding SCO6745 family protein, producing MERQPVLARRLFDRIEPLHAVTYFAAEARAALDDLGLRGFWMGYFAARSAPFGMVPAQVVTAAFYNFAPERVAKALPAAWETASPAAALRAREHSAVAALRRAGVTDEEAGTVADLVEKAHDGVDVGGRTLYAANRALDWPRDPVARLWHAATLLREHRGDGHVAVLIAEGVSGRESNVLHAAAGRVPEAMIKRSRDYDDTAWEHHCEALRRRGLLDAAGDLTADGHALKQRVEDTTDALALTALDALADAEVEELFAALTPITRKVVAAGDVPSATPMGLTRDDLHDDSAHLS from the coding sequence GTGGAAAGACAGCCCGTTCTCGCTCGCCGGCTCTTCGACCGCATCGAACCGTTGCACGCCGTGACCTACTTCGCCGCCGAAGCCCGAGCGGCACTGGACGACCTGGGCTTGCGCGGCTTCTGGATGGGCTATTTCGCGGCCCGGTCGGCGCCGTTCGGCATGGTGCCCGCGCAGGTCGTCACCGCGGCGTTCTACAACTTCGCGCCCGAGCGCGTCGCCAAGGCCCTGCCCGCGGCATGGGAAACCGCCTCGCCGGCCGCGGCATTGCGGGCCCGTGAGCACTCGGCGGTGGCCGCGCTGCGGCGGGCCGGGGTGACCGACGAGGAGGCGGGCACCGTCGCCGACCTCGTCGAGAAGGCACACGACGGCGTGGACGTCGGCGGCCGCACCCTGTATGCGGCCAACCGGGCGCTGGACTGGCCGCGCGATCCGGTGGCGAGGTTGTGGCATGCGGCCACGCTGCTGCGCGAGCATCGCGGCGACGGCCACGTGGCGGTGCTCATCGCCGAGGGTGTGTCGGGCCGCGAGAGCAACGTCCTGCACGCCGCGGCCGGCCGGGTGCCCGAGGCGATGATCAAACGCAGCCGGGACTACGACGACACCGCGTGGGAGCACCACTGCGAGGCGCTGCGCCGCCGCGGACTTCTCGACGCCGCAGGCGATCTCACCGCGGACGGCCACGCACTCAAGCAGCGCGTCGAGGACACCACCGACGCGCTGGCGCTGACCGCCCTCGACGCTCTCGCCGACGCCGAGGTCGAGGAGCTGTTCGCCGCGCTGACGCCGATCACCCGGAAGGTGGTCGCCGCGGGCGATGTGCCGTCGGCGACGCCGATGGGGCTGACTCGCGACGACCTGCACGACGACAGCGCGCACCTGAGCTGA
- a CDS encoding YnfA family protein, whose amino-acid sequence MVVKSILLFVLAALLEIGGAWLVWQGVREHRGWLWAGAGVIALGAYGFVAAFQPDAHFGRVLAAYGGVFIAGSLIWGMVADGFRPDRWDVLGAAVALAGVALIMYGPR is encoded by the coding sequence GTGGTCGTCAAATCCATTCTGCTGTTCGTCCTCGCCGCGCTGCTGGAGATCGGTGGTGCCTGGCTGGTGTGGCAGGGCGTGCGGGAGCACCGCGGATGGCTGTGGGCGGGCGCGGGGGTCATCGCGCTCGGCGCATACGGATTCGTCGCGGCGTTCCAACCCGACGCCCACTTCGGTCGGGTGCTGGCCGCCTACGGCGGGGTGTTCATCGCGGGGTCGCTGATCTGGGGCATGGTCGCCGACGGTTTCCGGCCCGACCGCTGGGACGTCCTCGGTGCCGCGGTGGCGCTGGCCGGTGTCGCGCTGATCATGTACGGCCCGCGCTGA
- a CDS encoding primary-amine oxidase has protein sequence MSHPLDPLSADEITAAAAILRRERGVGAPPAPGGPELGWRFASIEMVEPSKEELAAFHDSGDTGGPPARRAEVVCLDRSANATYKGVVSLTDDRVEVFEHIPGVQANFTLDEFTECDQLLRSHPDVVAALRRRGITDIGLVFFDTWTYGDAVAPPEFSDRRIGWSDTWVKAAAGANPYARLVSGLHCVIDLNRMELLRVEDVGPFATGEASPPEVMGEYVPRHIPERIRRAGRREPLKPLHIVQPEGPSFTLDGNLVRWQNWSLRVGFNHREGMTLHTVRYRDGDRDRSVAHRLSFAEMVVPYRDPSPDHYRRTAFDIGEWGLGFMTTSLELGCDCLGEIRYLNAVLHNSKGEPYTITHAICIHEEDNAVLWKHVDHDIGAEVRRMRRLTLSFHVTVANYEYLVYWRLYQDGNIECEVRATGIMVTTPLPPGAPNPNGTLVDERTYAPFHQHFLVARLDMDVDGTDNTVFMSESYAEPIGPANPHGLSLVVRNLPLRSEAEARQDVSFATQRAWKVVNTNVVTGLGTHPAYKLVPSGAIPAMFEPGSCVLERAGVIGHTLWVTPNRREERWPAGEFVNQSVRDTGLTQWTAADRSIENTDVVLWYVFGIHHITRPEDWPVMPVDVVSFWLKPFGFFDRNPALDVVGSPPDACHTSTTSAHH, from the coding sequence ATGAGCCACCCGCTCGACCCGCTGAGCGCCGACGAGATCACTGCGGCCGCCGCGATCCTGCGTCGCGAGCGCGGCGTCGGCGCCCCACCAGCTCCCGGCGGCCCGGAACTGGGCTGGCGCTTCGCCTCGATCGAAATGGTCGAGCCCTCCAAGGAGGAGCTGGCCGCTTTTCACGACAGCGGTGACACCGGCGGGCCGCCCGCGCGGCGGGCAGAGGTGGTGTGCCTGGACCGCAGCGCCAACGCCACCTACAAGGGCGTGGTATCACTGACCGACGACCGCGTCGAGGTCTTCGAGCACATCCCGGGCGTGCAGGCGAATTTCACCCTCGACGAGTTCACCGAGTGCGATCAGCTGCTGCGCAGTCATCCCGACGTCGTCGCCGCCCTGCGCAGACGTGGCATCACCGACATCGGCCTGGTGTTCTTCGACACCTGGACCTACGGGGACGCGGTCGCTCCGCCGGAGTTCTCAGACCGGCGCATCGGCTGGTCCGACACCTGGGTGAAGGCCGCCGCCGGGGCCAACCCGTACGCCCGGCTGGTCAGCGGGCTGCACTGCGTCATCGACCTGAACAGGATGGAACTCCTGCGGGTCGAAGACGTCGGCCCGTTCGCCACCGGGGAGGCGTCACCTCCAGAGGTGATGGGGGAGTACGTGCCCCGGCACATCCCGGAGCGAATCCGCAGAGCCGGGCGTCGCGAACCGCTCAAGCCGCTGCACATCGTCCAGCCGGAGGGGCCCTCGTTCACCCTCGACGGCAACCTGGTCCGCTGGCAGAACTGGTCGCTGCGGGTCGGTTTCAACCACCGGGAAGGGATGACGCTGCACACCGTGCGGTACCGCGACGGTGACCGCGACCGGTCGGTCGCGCATCGGCTCTCGTTCGCCGAGATGGTCGTGCCCTACCGTGATCCGTCACCGGATCACTACCGCCGCACCGCGTTCGACATCGGCGAGTGGGGGCTCGGGTTCATGACGACGTCGCTGGAACTCGGGTGCGACTGCCTCGGCGAGATCCGGTATCTGAATGCGGTGCTGCACAACAGCAAAGGCGAGCCCTACACGATCACCCATGCGATCTGCATCCACGAGGAGGACAACGCCGTGCTGTGGAAGCACGTCGACCACGACATCGGCGCCGAGGTGCGCCGCATGCGCCGGCTCACGCTGTCGTTCCACGTGACCGTCGCCAACTACGAGTACCTGGTCTACTGGCGGCTGTACCAGGACGGCAACATCGAGTGCGAGGTGCGCGCCACCGGCATCATGGTGACCACGCCGCTGCCGCCGGGCGCGCCCAACCCCAACGGCACCCTCGTCGACGAGCGCACGTATGCGCCGTTCCACCAACACTTTCTGGTGGCACGGCTGGACATGGACGTCGACGGCACCGACAACACGGTGTTCATGTCGGAGTCCTACGCCGAGCCGATCGGGCCCGCCAATCCGCACGGCCTGTCGCTGGTGGTGCGCAACCTCCCGCTGCGCAGCGAGGCCGAGGCCAGGCAGGACGTCAGCTTCGCCACGCAGCGGGCATGGAAGGTGGTCAACACCAACGTCGTCACCGGCCTCGGCACCCACCCCGCCTACAAACTCGTGCCCAGCGGCGCGATCCCGGCGATGTTCGAGCCCGGTTCCTGCGTCCTCGAACGCGCCGGCGTCATCGGGCACACCCTGTGGGTCACCCCGAACAGGCGTGAGGAGCGTTGGCCGGCAGGCGAATTCGTGAACCAGTCGGTGCGAGACACCGGACTCACGCAGTGGACGGCGGCCGATCGCAGTATCGAGAACACCGACGTGGTGCTGTGGTATGTCTTCGGCATCCACCACATCACCAGGCCGGAGGACTGGCCGGTGATGCCCGTCGACGTGGTCTCGTTCTGGCTCAAGCCATTCGGCTTCTTCGACCGCAACCCTGCACTCGACGTCGTCGGCTCGCCGCCGGACGCCTGCCACACCTCCACCACCAGCGCCCATCACTGA
- a CDS encoding carboxylesterase/lipase family protein: protein MHEQIVRVKTASGTVEGFTRDGVHRWRSIPYAKPPVGRLRYRAPQPVDPWPGVRYCHGFGSCAPQHRRYTLVGVRKYQPTSEDCLTLNVVAPEEADSAGAPLPVMFFIHGGGYILGSSATPLYDGAALARRGCVYVSVNYRLGPLGCMDLSSLSTPENPIDDNLFLRDLVLALRWVRDNITAFGGDPDNVTIFGESAGAHAVATLLATPDAKGLFAQAISESPASGMVRSPQMAAEFADRFAALVAPEGGDPAAALMAAHPRALISALDGLVANGFEDMPGAFPVGPTYGTDYLPQDPVEAMREGSAHPVPLIVGTNAEEGRLFTRFLPLLPTTEQTIEIMLGDTDAEVRNRIMSAYPDYPNPAACVQIGGDFTFSVAAWQIAGAHSAHAPTFMYRYDYAPRPLHWTGVGATHATELLAVFDIYRSMPGALLTLAGDRRSAVRVSKDVQRRWRSFSRTGVPGEDWPRYSADERPVMVFDRHPRVEYDPHAHRRQAWEGFSLA, encoded by the coding sequence ATGCACGAGCAAATCGTGCGGGTGAAGACCGCCTCCGGCACGGTCGAGGGCTTCACCCGCGATGGTGTCCACCGCTGGCGCTCGATCCCCTACGCGAAGCCTCCGGTGGGCCGGCTGCGCTATCGCGCGCCGCAGCCCGTCGATCCCTGGCCCGGCGTGCGGTACTGCCACGGATTCGGTTCCTGCGCCCCGCAGCACCGCCGCTACACGCTGGTCGGTGTCCGCAAGTATCAACCGACCAGCGAGGACTGTCTGACCCTCAATGTCGTCGCACCGGAGGAGGCCGATTCCGCCGGTGCGCCGCTGCCCGTGATGTTCTTCATCCACGGCGGTGGATACATCCTCGGCAGCTCCGCGACCCCGCTCTACGACGGGGCGGCCCTGGCCCGCCGTGGCTGCGTCTACGTCTCGGTCAACTACCGTCTCGGCCCGCTGGGCTGTATGGATCTGTCCTCGTTGTCGACGCCGGAGAACCCGATCGACGACAACCTGTTCCTGCGCGATCTGGTACTGGCGCTGCGCTGGGTGCGCGACAACATCACGGCGTTCGGCGGCGATCCCGACAACGTCACGATCTTCGGGGAGAGCGCCGGCGCGCACGCCGTCGCCACGCTGCTCGCCACGCCAGATGCGAAAGGTCTTTTCGCACAGGCTATTTCGGAGAGTCCCGCCAGCGGGATGGTGCGGTCTCCGCAGATGGCCGCCGAGTTCGCCGACCGGTTCGCCGCGCTGGTGGCGCCCGAGGGCGGTGACCCCGCCGCCGCGTTGATGGCGGCGCACCCGCGGGCGCTGATCAGCGCGCTCGACGGCCTGGTCGCCAACGGCTTCGAGGACATGCCCGGTGCGTTCCCGGTCGGCCCCACCTACGGCACCGACTACCTTCCGCAGGACCCGGTCGAGGCGATGCGCGAGGGCAGCGCCCACCCGGTGCCGCTGATCGTCGGCACCAACGCCGAGGAGGGGCGGCTGTTCACCCGGTTCCTCCCGCTGCTGCCGACCACCGAGCAGACCATCGAGATCATGCTCGGCGATACCGACGCCGAGGTGCGCAACCGCATCATGAGCGCCTACCCCGACTACCCCAACCCTGCTGCGTGCGTGCAGATCGGCGGGGACTTCACCTTCAGCGTCGCGGCCTGGCAGATCGCCGGGGCGCACAGCGCTCACGCGCCGACCTTCATGTACCGCTATGACTATGCGCCGCGGCCGCTGCACTGGACGGGGGTGGGCGCCACCCACGCCACCGAGTTGCTGGCGGTGTTCGACATCTACCGCTCCATGCCGGGCGCGCTCCTCACACTCGCCGGCGACCGGCGCTCGGCGGTCCGCGTCAGCAAGGACGTTCAGCGGCGCTGGCGCTCCTTCAGCCGCACCGGCGTGCCCGGCGAGGACTGGCCGCGCTACTCGGCCGACGAACGCCCGGTGATGGTGTTCGACCGCCACCCGCGCGTGGAATACGACCCGCACGCGCACCGACGCCAGGCGTGGGAGGGCTTCTCGCTGGCCTGA
- the rbpA gene encoding RNA polymerase-binding protein RbpA, whose translation MADRVLRGSRLGAVSYETDRNHDLAPRQVARYRTDNGEEFDVPFADDAEIPGTWLCRNGMEGTLIEGDVPEPKKVKPPRTHWDMLLERRSVEELEELLKERLEVIKTRRRG comes from the coding sequence ATGGCTGATCGTGTGTTGAGAGGCAGTCGCCTCGGGGCGGTGAGCTACGAGACGGACCGCAATCATGACCTGGCGCCGCGTCAGGTCGCCCGCTACCGCACCGACAACGGCGAGGAATTCGACGTCCCGTTCGCCGACGACGCGGAGATCCCCGGCACCTGGCTGTGCCGCAACGGCATGGAGGGCACCCTGATCGAGGGTGACGTCCCGGAGCCGAAGAAGGTCAAGCCGCCGCGCACCCACTGGGACATGCTGCTGGAGCGCCGGTCGGTCGAGGAGCTCGAGGAGCTCCTCAAGGAGCGCCTCGAGGTCATCAAGACGCGCCGTCGCGGTTGA
- a CDS encoding polyprenol monophosphomannose synthase, translating into MSVPGGAQDPVRPVGRPSARTLVIIPTYNERDNLLTIVARVNDAAPDVHVLIVDDGSPDGTGELADELALADPDRVHVMHRTSKDGLGAAYLAGFAWGLNRQYSVLVEMDADGSHAPEELYRLLDEIDAGADVVIGSRYVDGGQVRNWPRRRLVLSRTANGYSRILLGVDIHDITAGYRAYRREVLEKIDLAAVDSKGYGFQVDLTWRSINAGFTVVEVPITFTEREHGVSKMDGSTIREAIVKVAQWGLRARIDRARGTAR; encoded by the coding sequence ATGAGCGTCCCCGGCGGCGCGCAAGACCCGGTCAGGCCCGTGGGACGGCCCAGCGCGCGCACTCTCGTGATCATCCCGACCTACAACGAGCGCGACAACCTTCTGACCATCGTCGCGCGGGTGAACGACGCCGCGCCCGACGTGCACGTCCTCATCGTCGACGACGGCAGTCCCGACGGCACCGGTGAGCTCGCCGACGAGCTCGCACTCGCCGACCCCGATCGCGTGCACGTCATGCACCGGACGTCCAAGGACGGCCTCGGGGCCGCATATCTGGCAGGCTTCGCGTGGGGCCTGAACCGCCAGTACTCGGTCCTCGTCGAGATGGATGCGGACGGCAGCCACGCGCCCGAGGAGTTGTACCGGCTGCTCGACGAGATCGACGCCGGCGCCGACGTGGTCATCGGGTCCCGGTACGTCGACGGCGGCCAGGTCCGCAACTGGCCGCGACGCCGGCTCGTGCTGTCACGCACCGCCAACGGCTACTCGCGGATCCTGCTCGGCGTCGACATCCACGACATCACCGCGGGCTATCGCGCCTACCGCCGCGAGGTCCTGGAGAAGATCGACCTCGCCGCCGTCGACTCGAAGGGCTACGGGTTCCAGGTGGACCTGACCTGGCGCTCGATCAACGCCGGCTTCACGGTCGTGGAGGTGCCGATCACGTTCACCGAACGTGAGCACGGGGTGTCGAAGATGGACGGCTCGACGATCCGGGAGGCCATCGTCAAAGTCGCGCAGTGGGGCCTGCGCGCCCGGATCGACCGGGCGCGCGGCACCGCACGCTGA
- the lnt gene encoding apolipoprotein N-acyltransferase, producing the protein MAESPTTEAAQPTADAPSRLHRFRQAFVDRLPALTVTIVAGLALCVSFPPFGWWAAAFLAFGLLGWVLTRPSTTAAGGFGYGLLFGLAFYVPLLPWISGLVGAVPWLALSLAEALFPALFGLLAVVVRTLPGWPLWFAGLWSLQEWLKSTVPFGGFPWGVVGFSQTGSPLLPLAYLGGAPLVSFAAVLIGFGACALILGVVRWWRRDATARAAEPPPVVIPGVCIAVVLLCTALAWPHVRKSAAGAGDEPPVTVAAVQGNVPRLGLEFNAQRRAVLDNHVRETLQLAADVQARRAPQPMFVIWPENSSDIDPLTNADASEEISAAAAAIKAPILVGSVLAAPGYSPSNPVSTNSVIVWNPGTGPADRHDKQIVQPFGEYLPWRSFFSKLSSYADRAGYFVPGHGDGVVRAAGVPVGVTTCWEVIFDRAARESVRSGAQLLAVPSNNATFDETMSEQQLAFARLRAVEHDRYVVVAGTTGISAVISPDGREMVRTNFFEPAYLDQQIRLRTTLTPATRFGPYVEAVLAGIGVAGILGAMLHNGSFVSARFRRRRVASDNGEGAP; encoded by the coding sequence ATGGCTGAGAGCCCCACGACCGAGGCGGCCCAACCGACGGCCGACGCACCGTCCCGGCTGCATCGCTTCAGGCAGGCCTTCGTCGACCGGCTGCCCGCACTGACCGTCACCATCGTCGCCGGTCTGGCGCTGTGCGTCAGCTTCCCGCCGTTCGGGTGGTGGGCCGCCGCATTCCTGGCGTTCGGATTGCTCGGCTGGGTGCTGACCCGGCCCTCGACCACCGCGGCGGGCGGTTTCGGGTACGGCCTGCTGTTCGGTCTGGCGTTCTACGTTCCGCTGCTGCCCTGGATCAGCGGTCTCGTCGGCGCGGTGCCGTGGCTGGCCCTCAGCCTCGCCGAGGCGCTGTTCCCCGCCCTGTTCGGGCTGCTGGCGGTGGTGGTGCGCACACTGCCCGGGTGGCCGCTCTGGTTCGCCGGGCTCTGGTCACTGCAGGAGTGGCTCAAGTCGACGGTTCCGTTCGGCGGCTTCCCGTGGGGTGTGGTCGGGTTCTCCCAGACCGGCAGCCCTCTGCTGCCGCTGGCCTACCTCGGCGGCGCGCCCCTCGTGTCGTTCGCCGCCGTGCTGATCGGTTTCGGTGCCTGCGCACTGATCCTCGGTGTCGTGCGCTGGTGGCGCCGCGACGCCACCGCGCGCGCCGCGGAGCCGCCGCCGGTGGTGATCCCCGGGGTGTGCATCGCCGTCGTGCTGCTGTGCACCGCACTGGCCTGGCCGCACGTCCGCAAGTCGGCTGCAGGCGCCGGCGACGAGCCGCCCGTCACGGTGGCGGCGGTGCAGGGCAACGTGCCGCGGCTGGGTCTGGAGTTCAACGCCCAGCGCCGCGCCGTCCTGGACAACCACGTCCGCGAGACCCTGCAGCTGGCCGCGGACGTACAGGCCCGACGCGCACCGCAGCCGATGTTCGTGATCTGGCCGGAGAACTCCTCGGACATCGACCCGCTCACCAACGCCGACGCCTCCGAGGAGATCTCCGCGGCAGCCGCGGCCATCAAGGCGCCCATCCTCGTCGGCTCCGTGCTCGCCGCACCGGGGTACAGCCCCAGCAACCCGGTGTCGACCAACTCCGTCATCGTGTGGAATCCCGGCACCGGTCCGGCGGACCGCCACGACAAGCAGATCGTGCAGCCCTTCGGCGAATACCTGCCGTGGCGCAGCTTCTTCTCCAAGTTGTCGTCCTATGCCGATCGGGCCGGCTACTTCGTTCCCGGCCACGGCGACGGCGTGGTGCGCGCAGCCGGCGTGCCGGTCGGCGTCACGACCTGCTGGGAGGTCATCTTCGACCGTGCGGCGCGCGAGTCGGTGCGCAGTGGCGCGCAGCTGCTGGCGGTGCCCAGCAACAACGCCACGTTCGACGAGACGATGAGCGAGCAACAGCTCGCCTTCGCACGGCTTCGAGCGGTAGAACACGATCGCTACGTCGTTGTGGCAGGCACCACCGGAATCAGCGCGGTGATTTCGCCCGACGGTCGGGAAATGGTCCGGACGAACTTCTTCGAGCCCGCCTACCTGGACCAACAGATCCGACTCAGAACGACGCTGACGCCGGCGACCCGCTTCGGGCCCTACGTCGAAGCGGTGCTCGCCGGCATCGGCGTTGCGGGGATTCTGGGGGCGATGCTGCACAATGGATCGTTCGTGTCAGCAAGATTCCGGCGCCGGCGAGTGGCGTCTGACAACGGCGAAGGAGCCCCATGA
- a CDS encoding amidohydrolase, which yields MPDATAMAVREGVVTWLGSDDVGRAQYPDAMVTDLDGGFVAPAFVDSHVHVTATGLALTGLDLRAASSLRHCLQLLADFVRSHPDGVIWGHGWDETSWPERTPPSTADIDAVVGGRLAYLARVDLHSAAASTALRRRAGVDDDATLTADAHHLVRRVARENLTAAQRTAARQAALDAAAATGIVAVHECAGPQIGGLDDWRELRGHGHGVEVVGYWGEHVGTAAQARELIDQTAARGLAGDLFVDGALGSRTAWLHEPYADVHGCSAANGNSYLDPEAITAHLAACTDAGITAGFHVIGDAAVTAVVEALETVVERFGSVAVARCGHRLEHLEMVTEEQAAKLGAWGVIASMQPAFDALWGGDTGMYARRLGAERAQQMNRFALLASQGVPLAFGSDSPVTDMNPWAGVRAATTHRTPGSAISARAAFAAATRGAWRAAGVRDGVTGTLVPGAPASYAVWEADAFDVSAPADAVQRWSTDPRSRVPVLPRLDGRLPRCRQTVHRGSVLHG from the coding sequence ATGCCCGACGCGACCGCGATGGCCGTCCGGGAGGGAGTCGTGACGTGGCTGGGCAGTGACGACGTCGGTCGCGCGCAGTATCCCGACGCGATGGTGACCGACCTCGACGGCGGCTTCGTCGCCCCCGCGTTCGTCGACAGCCACGTCCACGTCACGGCCACCGGCCTGGCATTGACCGGACTGGATCTCAGAGCCGCGAGCTCGCTGCGGCACTGCCTGCAGCTGCTCGCCGACTTCGTCCGGTCGCACCCCGACGGGGTGATCTGGGGTCATGGCTGGGACGAGACCTCGTGGCCCGAACGCACCCCCCCGAGCACCGCCGACATCGACGCCGTCGTCGGCGGCCGACTGGCCTACCTCGCCCGCGTCGACCTGCACTCGGCCGCCGCGTCGACCGCGCTGCGCCGGCGTGCCGGCGTCGACGATGACGCGACGCTGACCGCCGATGCACACCATCTCGTCCGCCGGGTGGCCCGCGAGAACCTCACCGCCGCGCAGCGCACCGCGGCCAGACAGGCGGCGCTGGACGCGGCGGCGGCCACGGGCATCGTCGCGGTCCACGAATGCGCGGGCCCGCAGATCGGCGGCCTCGACGATTGGCGGGAACTGCGCGGACACGGCCACGGAGTCGAAGTCGTCGGCTACTGGGGTGAGCACGTCGGCACCGCGGCACAGGCGCGGGAGCTGATCGACCAGACCGCGGCGCGCGGACTGGCCGGCGACCTGTTCGTCGACGGAGCGCTGGGGTCCCGCACGGCCTGGCTGCACGAGCCGTACGCCGATGTGCACGGCTGCTCCGCGGCGAACGGGAACAGCTACCTCGACCCCGAGGCGATCACCGCCCACCTGGCGGCCTGCACGGACGCCGGCATCACCGCGGGCTTCCATGTCATCGGCGACGCCGCGGTGACCGCCGTGGTCGAGGCGTTGGAGACGGTCGTCGAGCGGTTCGGCAGCGTCGCCGTCGCCCGCTGCGGTCACCGTCTCGAGCATCTGGAGATGGTCACCGAGGAGCAGGCGGCCAAGCTGGGCGCCTGGGGGGTGATCGCGAGCATGCAACCCGCCTTCGACGCGTTGTGGGGCGGCGACACCGGCATGTACGCCCGGCGCCTGGGCGCCGAGCGAGCACAGCAGATGAACCGCTTCGCGCTGTTAGCATCCCAAGGCGTGCCACTCGCCTTCGGCTCCGACAGCCCGGTGACGGACATGAACCCCTGGGCGGGCGTCCGTGCGGCGACCACGCATCGCACCCCGGGAAGCGCCATCTCGGCGCGCGCCGCCTTCGCCGCCGCCACCCGCGGTGCGTGGCGCGCCGCCGGCGTCCGCGACGGGGTGACCGGCACCCTCGTCCCCGGAGCGCCTGCGTCGTATGCCGTCTGGGAGGCCGACGCATTCGACGTCAGCGCTCCGGCCGATGCGGTGCAACGCTGGTCCACCGATCCGCGCTCGCGCGTACCTGTGCTGCCGCGACTCGACGGGCGACTCCCGCGGTGTCGACAGACCGTGCACCGAGGTTCGGTCCTCCATGGCTGA
- a CDS encoding FxsA family protein: MAMRLFLVYAVVESAVLVALATTIGFGWTMLLVAATFLVGLALAGSQVRRHLRRLRSGLTAAEAHGAVTDSALVALGTVLVVIPGLASSVIGALLLLLPPTRAAARPLLTAIAARRVPLIVGVGTAGSAAAAARSAYSQRRGDYIDGEVIDVVDNPAEDVPRREPPRLPE; the protein is encoded by the coding sequence ATGGCGATGCGGCTGTTCCTGGTCTACGCAGTGGTCGAGTCGGCGGTGCTGGTCGCACTGGCGACGACGATCGGTTTCGGGTGGACCATGCTGCTGGTGGCAGCGACGTTCCTCGTCGGCCTCGCGCTGGCCGGATCGCAGGTGCGTCGTCACCTGCGGCGTCTGCGGTCCGGACTGACCGCCGCCGAGGCCCATGGCGCGGTCACAGACAGCGCACTGGTGGCACTGGGTACGGTGCTCGTCGTGATCCCCGGGCTGGCCAGTTCCGTCATCGGCGCGCTGCTGCTGCTGCTGCCGCCCACCCGCGCCGCGGCTCGTCCCCTGCTCACCGCGATCGCCGCTCGCCGGGTTCCGCTGATCGTCGGCGTCGGCACCGCGGGCAGCGCGGCGGCGGCCGCACGGTCGGCGTACTCGCAGCGCCGCGGTGACTACATCGACGGTGAGGTCATCGACGTGGTCGACAATCCGGCCGAGGATGTCCCGCGCCGCGAACCACCCCGTCTGCCGGAGTGA